One genomic segment of Ipomoea triloba cultivar NCNSP0323 chromosome 9, ASM357664v1 includes these proteins:
- the LOC116028935 gene encoding uncharacterized protein LOC116028935 encodes MAQAPPGLGGDPPDTLMEEGDPHAHTAKKKRTFADAVASIDTPVTGESSRVDANEWAFEDIDVESDSEPDANDMADSRPRVTFSKELRKELCSAWKMALIIKYLGKNIHLNVLNQRLPTMWNLQGKMNLIDIGYGCFVAGFDSKIDYLHVLLDGPWKLFDNYLVTQRWEPEFRPRTAKLSKMAVWVRLPDLPMEYFRDDTIRAILENVGKPLKLDRTTAVAAKGRFARAAVEVDLNKPLVSEVLVMNYAQLVEYEGLHVICFNCGVVGHREQACPENKPTGTEVPNADPNAEPATEATESRQTESPSPTPPVQTKPRYGTWMLVTKKAKPAPVGNNNCHARNDSHGTANRGNQFGVLVDMHEHSVPHTNKNSTEKSKHKSGSKSGSKGKAPIPRNNS; translated from the coding sequence ATGGCGCAAGCACCGCCAGGCCTCGGCGGGGATCCACCGGATACTCTTATGGAAGAAGGAGATCCACATGCCCACACAGCGAAGAAGAAGCGCACTTTTGCGGATGCAGTTGCATCCATTGACACCCCTGTGACCGGAGAGTCATCGAGGGTGGATGCCAACGAATGGGCTTTCGAAGACATCGATGTCGAATCTGACTCCGAACCGGATGCTAACGACATGGCAGACAGCAGACCAAGAGTAACGTTCTCTAAGGAGTTACGTAAAGAGTTGTGCAGCGCTTGGAAGATGGCCTTAATCATAAAATACCTGGGGAAGAACATTCACCTCAACGTGTTGAATCAACGACTTCCGACCATGTGGAATCTGCAAGGTAAGATGAATCTTATCGACATAGGCTATGGATGCTTTGTCGCCGGCTTCGATAGCAAAATCGACTATCTCCATGTTCTCCTCGACGGTCCATGGAAACTCTTTGACAACTATCTTGTCACTCAGCGCTGGGAACCGGAGTTCAGGCCTCGAACGGCAAAACTCTCGAAAATGGCGGTCTGGGTTAGACTCCCAGACTTGCCAATGGAGTATTTTCGTGATGACACCATCCGAGCCATTCTGGAGAACGTGGGAAAACCTCTGAAATTGGATAGAACAACGGCTGTGGCGGCGAAAGGGAGATTTGCCAGAGCTGCGGTGGAAGTTGATCTAAACAAGCCCCTGGTTTCTGAAGTTTTGGTCATGAACTACGCTCAGCTCGTCGAATACGAGGGTCTGCATGTCATCTGTTTCAACTGTGGTGTGGTGGGGCATCGTGAACAGGCTTGCCCGGAGAACAAACCGACGGGAACGGAGGTTCCTAACGCCGACCCGAATGCCGAACCTGCGACAGAAGCTACAGAATCCCGTCAAACTGAATCGCCATCTCCCACTCCTCCGGTGCAGACTAAGCCCAGGTATGGAACCTGGATGTTGGTCACGAAGAAAGCAAAACCGGCTCCTGTTGGTAACAATAATTGCCATGCTAGAAACGATTCGCATGGCACTGCCAATCGTGGAAACCAGTTCGGCGTACTGGTTGATATGCACGAACACAGTGTACCGCACACCAATAAGAATAGCACAGAAAAGAGTAAACACAAATCAGGATCCAAGTCTGGATCCAAAGGTAAGGCTCCGATTCCGAGGAACAATTCCTAG
- the LOC116030326 gene encoding uncharacterized protein LOC116030326, whose translation MKKKSCEGEVLDGSDIMELVGNEEVFSNFVDHKFQELDKDCDGKLSVKELQPAVADIGAALGLPAQGSSPKSDHIYSEVLNEFTHGKQEKVSKTEFKEVLSDILLGMATGLKRDPIVILRMDGEDLLEFINNPSFESDMASICSFIELPDGSLKDYIVKVFEKLSVDQGMPPASDSWVMSNIVEPALGSDTGIHQEPVSQDSFLAEFKKVAVRVAQRLKEQPVIVAHSENTFDGSGIRRLLANKFELDKTLDSAVKNVPRDRHGKISKEYLRVALDVLAPSAGLPPIGAVDEMDKITNEALKMVDADDGKMVKEDEFKKLLTEVLGAMMLQLEGNPVSVSTNSVVHEPLASASTLLDPSST comes from the exons atgaagaagaaaagttGTGAGGGAGAGGTGTTGGACGGATCGGATATAATGGAGTTGGTTGGGAATGAGGAGGTGTTCAGTAACTTCGTGGATCACAAGTTTCAAGAACTCGACAAAGACTGCGACGGCAAGCTCTCTGTTAAGGAATTGCAACCGGCCGTTGCTGACATTGGCGCTGCTCTCGGCTTGCCTGCTCAAGGCTCTTCTCCTAAGTCCGATCATATCTACTCTGAg GTGCTTAATGAATTCACTCATGGAAAACAAGAGAAGGTAAGCAAGACAGAGTTTAAAGAGGTTCTCTCGGATATTCTACTAGGCATGGCTACTGGTTTAAAGCGGGACCCTATTGTAATTCTTCGCATGGATGGTGAAGACCTGCTAGAGTTTATTAATAATCCAAGTTTTGAGTCGGACATGGCTTCGATATGTTCTTTCATAGAATTGCCTGATGGATCCCTGAAAGATTACATTGTCAAGGTCTTTGAGAAGCTTTCAGTGGATCAAGGGATGCCTCCTGCCTCAGATTCTTGG GTAATGAGCAACATTGTGGAACCAGCACTGGGATCTGACACTGGTATTCACCAGGAACCAGTTTCGCAGGACTCATTTCTGGCTGAGTTCAAGAAAGTTGCTGTGAGAGTGGCTCAGCGTCTTAAGGAACAACCTGTAATTGTTGCTCATAGTGAGAACACCTTTGATGGAAGTGGCATTAGGAGATTATTGGCCAACAAATTTGAACTAGATAAG ACTCTGGATTCTGCTGTTAAAAATGTTCCCAGAGATCGTCATGGGAAAATATCCAAGGAATACCTTCGTGTGGCACTTGATGTGCTGGCTCCATCGGCTGGCTTACCTCCCATTGGCGCAGTTGATGAG ATGGACAAGATAACTAATGAAGCATTGAAGATGGTGGATGCTGATGATGGGAAAATGGTTAAAGAGGATGAGTTCAAAAAACTGTTGACAGAGGTTCTAGGTGCAATGATGCTGCAGTTGGAAGGCAACCCTGTTTCGGTTTCCACCAACTCGGTCGTGCATGAACCCCTTGCTTCTGCATCCACACTATTGGACCCATCTTCAACATGA
- the LOC116028876 gene encoding transcription initiation factor TFIID subunit 14b-like, protein MIQNSSVKKHGSDQSDVAGPTPRSQRTKIVKSSDDNERKSLTKKVKDLEISVPIVYGNIAFWLGKKASEYQSHRWTVYVRGATNEDLGVVVKRAVFQLHSSFNNPTRVVEVPPFEVSECGWGEFEIAITLHFHSDVCDKPLHLYHQLKLYPEDESGPLSIKKPVVVETYDEIVLFEPSETFLARVQNHPAVSVPRLPSGFTLPPAAPLEDIDKRKRGDTKDHPQSQWFTNFSEADELLKLTAARQQVQGHIARLRRQMSLIEGQNQQLKSVTEF, encoded by the exons ATGATTCAGAACTCGTCGGTGAAGAAGCATGGTTCGGATCAGTCCGACGTAGCCGGACCCACCCCAAGGTCTCAGCGCACAAAAATCGTTAAATCTTCTGACGATAATGAAAGAAAG AGCTTGACAAAGAAGGTTAAAGACCTTGAAATTAGTGTTCCAATTGTTTACGGCAACATTGCATTTTGGCTTGGTAAGAAGGCAAGCGA GTATCAGTCGCATAGATGGACTGTTTATGTTCGTGGAGCAACAAATGAGGATCTGGGTGTAGTCGTAAAGCGTGCAGTTTTCCAATTACACTCAAGTTTTAACAATCCTACAAGGGTGGTGGAAGTTCCACCTTTTGAGGTGTCGGAGTGTGGATGGGGTGAATTTGAAATTGCCATTACCCTTCATTTCCACAGTGATGTTTGTGATAAGCCATTGCACTT GTATCACCAGCTGAAGTTATATCCCGAGGATGAATCTGGTCCTTTATCCATTAAGAAACCCGTAGTTGTTGAAACATATGATGAAATTGTTCTTTTTGAACCTTCAGAGACTTTTCTCGCACGTGTGCAGAATCATCCAGCAGTTAGTGTGCCCAGATTACCTTCTGGTTTTACTTTACCTCCTGCTG CACCGTTGGAGGATATTGACAAAAGGAAGAGAGGTGATACCAAGGATCATCCTCAAAGCCAATGGTTCACCAATTTCTCTGAGGCAGATGAGCTGCTAAAGCTTACAGCAGCACGCCAGCAG GTACAAGGTCATATTGCCAGGCTAAGAAGGCAGATGAGCTTGATTGAGGGGCAGAATCAGCAATTGAAATCTGTGACCGAGTTTTGA
- the LOC116028940 gene encoding auxin-responsive protein SAUR21-like — MAIRVPSVTHSSRILRKFSSRDIPKGHLAVYVGQDDQKKRYVSHPWFQDLLSQAQEEFGFNHSMGGLTIPCIEDAFVHLTSGLVPRGLLKQQSYRLTCTHAQSRSRVKRLA, encoded by the coding sequence ATGGCTATCCGAGTGCCAAGTGTAACTCATTCTAGCAGGATCTTGAGAAAGTTTTCTTCTCGAGATATCCCGAAAGGCCATCTTGCTGTTTATGTTGGCCAAGATGATCAGAAGAAGAGATATGTGAGCCACCCTTGGTTTCAAGACTTGTTGAGTCAAGCACAGGAAGAGTTCGGTTTCAATCATTCCATGGGTGGTCTCACAATTCCCTGCATAGAAGATGCCTTTGTTCATCTCACTTCTGGCTTAGTTCCCAGAGGACTGTTAAAACAGCAATCATATCGCTTAACTTGCACACATGCTCAGAGTCGATCCCGGGTGAAAAGACTTGCATGA
- the LOC116030672 gene encoding indole-3-acetic acid-induced protein ARG7-like, whose product MGIRLVGISEAKEKLRRTLSPRKGSISTSNDVPKGHFPVYVGEAQRRFVVPISYLRHPLFQELLHWAEQEFGYEHRPTGGLTIPCSEDYFLTLISLLKSS is encoded by the coding sequence ATGGGTATTAGACTGGTTGGGATTTCCGAAGCCAAAGAGAAGCTTCGGAGAACGCTTTCGCCGAGAAAAGGGAGCATTTCGACGTCGAATGACGTCCCAAAAGGCCACTTTCCGGTTTACGTGGGAGAAGCACAGCGGCGGTTTGTGGTTCCGATCTCGTACTTGAGGCATCCTTTGTTCCAGGAGTTGTTGCATTGGGCTGAGCAAGAATTTGGGTATGAGCATCGTCCCACCGGCGGTTTAACTATTCCATGCAGTGAAGATTACTTCTTGACCCTCATTTCCCTGCTCAAGTCTTCATAG
- the LOC116028938 gene encoding aquaporin-5-like: MAANLMHSFGDEESQTHSSRRCSRDDDGAKGLSEEDGWTGKDDKPTFLLVQKLGLMDFVSLDVWRAAVAEVLGTAVLVFVLDTVVISTYETETKTPNLIMSILIAIFATIIILALLPVSGGHVNPIISFSAALVGIISMSRAIIYIVAQCIGAVLGALALKAVVSETIQENFSLGGCTIRAVTQAPNGPVIVGLAINQAFWMEFFCSFVLLFAVLWTAYDYRQSKALGQVKVFMFVGIVFGLLVFISTTVTKQKGYGGAGLNPARCLGAALVKGGHLWDGLWVFWVAPAIACMAFYLYTKIIPREHFHADGYPHDLFPLST; encoded by the exons ATGGCGGCGAATTTAATGCATTCTTTTGGTGATGAAGAAAGCCAAACCCATTCCAGTAGAAGATGCAGCAGGGATGATGATGGAGCAAAAGGATTGAGTGAAGAAGATGGATGGACTGGAAAGGACGATAAACCAACTTTTTTGCTGGTGCAGAAGCTGGGCTTGATGGACTTTGTTTCTTTGGAT GTGTGGCGAGCTGCGGTGGCGGAGGTTCTTGGAACGGCGGTGCTGGTGTTCGTATTAGACACCGTAGTGATCTCAACGTATGAGACCGAAACCAAGACGCCGAATTTGATCATGTCAATTCTAATTGCCATTTTCGCGACGATAATAATATTGGCCTTGCTTCCAGTCTCCGGCGGCCATGTAAACCCCATCATCTCCTTCTCCGCCGCCTTGGTGGGGATTATTTCCATGTCAAGAGCCATAATCTACATTGTAGCACAGTGCATCGGCGCCGTGCTGGGTGCTCTAGCGCTTAAAGCCGTGGTCAGCGAAACAATCCAAGAAAATTTCTCCCTGGGCGGCTGCACCATTAGAGCGGTAACTCAAGCTCCAAACGGGCCAGTAATCGTGGGGCTTGCAATAAACCAGGCGTTTTGGATGGAGTTTTTCTGTTCCTTTGTGCTTCTCTTCGCCGTACTATGGACGGCTTACGATTACCGGCAGTCAAAGGCGCTAGGCCAAGTCAAGGTTTTCATGTTCGTGGGAATAGTGTTTGGCCTCCTGGTGTTCATCTCCACCACCGTGACGAAGCAAAAGGGGTACGGCGGAGCCGGGCTGAATCCGGCGAGGTGTTTGGGGGCAGCACTTGTGAAGGGAGGTCACCTCTGGGATGGACTTTGGGTGTTTTGGGTTGCGCCGGCCATTGCTTGTATGGCATTTTATCTCTACACTAAAATCATTCCCAGAGAGCATTTCCATGCAGATGGATACCCACATGACTTATTTCCATTGTCAACGTAA